One genomic window of Camelina sativa cultivar DH55 chromosome 5, Cs, whole genome shotgun sequence includes the following:
- the LOC104788308 gene encoding palmitoyl-protein thioesterase 1, producing MAFLKEAIIVALIFCSYLSVASSVPFIVLHGIGDKCSNGGVKQFTELLSDWSGSQGYCLEIGNGSWDSWTMPLLDQTSAVCDKVKSMPELSDGYSIVGLSQGNMIGRALIEFCDGAPPVKNFVSVAGPHAGTASIPFCGATWICIMLDSMIKAEIYSDYLQEHLAPSGFLKIPTDIAGYMEGCRFLPKLNNEYPVKNSTYKERFSSLENLVLIMFEHDTILIPKETSWFGYYPDGSFKTILPPQETKLYTEDWIGLRTLDEAGKVKFVNVSGNHLQISQADMKKHIVPYLSDKASSSSFTTMSVSESSSSPQWLPSVGTVIMDLIGPEVDQLQLVLRHV from the exons atggcGTTTCTTAAGGAAGCGATTATTGTTGCCCTAATCTTCTGCAGTTACCTCTCAGTTGCTTCTTCTGTTCCTTTCATAGTTCTGCATG GAATTGGGGATAAATGCAGTAATGGAGGAGTGAAACAATTCACAGAGCTTTTAAGTGATTGGTCTGGTTCTCAAGGATATTGCTT GGAGATTGGGAATGGCTCATGGGACTCATGGACCATGCCCCTCCTTGATCAG ACGTCTGCTGTTTGTGACAAG GTGAAAAGTATGCCTGAGCTTAGTGATGGTTACAGCATTGTGGGGCTTTCTCAGGGTAACATGATCGGCCGTGCTCTCATTGAGTTTTGTGATGGAGCACCACCT GTTAAGAATTTTGTATCGGTGGCGGGTCCTCATGCGGGTACTGCATCGATTCCTTTCTGCGGC GCTACATGGATTTGCATCATGTTGGACAGTATGATCAAAGCAGAGATCTATAGCGACTATTTGCAG GAACATTTGGCTCCTAGTGGTTTTCTCAAAATCCCAACT GACATAGCTGGTTACATGGAAGGTTGTAGGTTTCTCCCAAAGCTAAACAATGAATATCCAGTCAAGAACTCTACTTATAAAGAGAGGTTCTCAAGCTTGGAAAATCTTGTGCTTATTATG TTTGAGCATGACACAATACTGATTCCTAAAGAGACCTCATGGTTTGGATATTATCCTGATGGGTCTTTTAAGACCATTCTTCCGCCGCAAGAG aCCAAGCTCTATACTGAGGACTGGATCGGTTTGAGAACCTTGGATGAAGCTGGAAAGGTGAAGTTCGTTAACGTCTCTGGAAATCATCTTCAGATATCTCAAGCAGACATGAAGAAGCATATAGTGCCATACCTCTCTGACAAAGCATCATCGTCATCATTCACAACAATGTCAGTTTCCGAGTCATCTTCCTCACCCCAGTGGCTTCCAAGTGTAGGGACTGTTATTATGGATCTGATTGGTCCAGAAGTTGATCAGCTTCAGCTTGTGCTGCGTCATGTCTGA